Genomic segment of Neofelis nebulosa isolate mNeoNeb1 chromosome 17, mNeoNeb1.pri, whole genome shotgun sequence:
CAGTTCTGCAATTGCGTGCCTGTGTTCCTCCACCCTACTATCTGATTGTTGGAGATGGGACCATTACTCCAGTGAAAGAAGATGGTCATCAGTTATACCGGCTGACGTGTCCTGCTTGTCTTTTGACCAATTGTCTACCAATAGATGGGCCCTCTAGAAGTGAAATGAAGGTTTATCTGGTCTTACAACCTCCCTATTGGATGTTGCCAGTAAATGTTACAGGACCTTGGTATCCTAATTATGGGATGCAATTGGCCTTAGAAATCAGTAAACGGCTGCGCAGGACCAGACGGTTTCTTGGACTCTTGATTGCTGGACTTATAGCAGCAGTGACTGTAATTGCCTCTGCAACTGTATCTGTAATATCCTTACATGAAAGTGCCCAAACAGCATCCCATGTAAATGAATTGGCTTATAATGCATCCAAGGTGTTTGCCACTCAAGAACGAATAGACCGTAAATTGGAAGCCCAATTAGAGGCACTACAAGAAGCATTAATGTATCTTGGTGATCAGTTTGCTGTTTTGCATACCAGACTTTCTTTAATTTGTCATGATGCATATAAGCATATCTGTGTTACCCCTTTAGAGTATACCAATGTGACATGGGGACAAGTGCGTCGTCATTTACAAGGGGTTTGGCATGATGCTAACACTAGCTTAGACCTCTCACAGCTACAAGAAGAGATAAATGCTGTTGCAAGTAGCTCACTCAGTTTTCCTGACCCTGGAGATCTCGCTGAAACCATACTGCACCAACTTAATGGGTTTAATCCATTCAATATTCTTCAGCATTCCTTTTGGATCTTTATTGGAATTGTTTCTGTAATATCTGTTATACTTGTCTTGCTGTGTTATTTCTGGAGATGGGGTCTTACTGCCTTTACCACATACCAGGCCAGGATGCACATGTTGCAATTACAAACAATAGGGGGAcatgtggggggccgggccccggtgccaggctgagaccgggtcgagcaacggctccctgttgactcagccaacccggtggttccccctcccgtTCATGTGGGAGGCCGGGCCCCGGTGCTAGGCTGAGACCCGGTCGAGCAACggttccctgttgactcagccaacccggtggttcctcctcccattcccccactttcaagggcatacgaaagccttgtcaaggctgagaaagttaattcctgaagcctgtggtctgcaggtgttggcagtaatgctacctccctttttctaccccgagtcagatagaaacaaacatgggaattgtgttttgctagcaatcttatcaacaaggtcttgttgtgacccgtctagaaaattcacaagaaacacagaactaaatgttttggttggcagcgattatgtgaaacctgattattcttagaatgacctgatccataagagtcttatattataaaagattgtgtacagcaacaataaagccgtcacttgggccatcagcccaggggaccctcctgttcccaaactttctcttctctctttttttcttacattcccctaccctcaggaccctgatctcGGTGTTTGTTGTGCCGGTCGCAACAGATTCTCATCTCTACTTAGGAATGGGGAAAGAGCAGGTATGGCGTTATTCCTGGCAAGCGGATCAGGTTTATTTTCACTCTCTTCTTTTGGAGGAGGTCTCTGCTGCAGAAAATTAGAGTTTAAGAGTCCTCACTGGCCTCATGCTGACCCCAACCCCTTCTGCCATTGTAGAGTCTGGGGATCAGAAAGGCATGGTAATgagcccaagatcacagagctggaAGGTGGCTGAGCCAACACTCAAACCCAAGGCTTCTCTTTGTCTACAAACAAGGATAAAAGAGATCCTTCACTTACCAGTTTTGGAGTTTGGTTCTCTGTATGGAAGGCAACTACTTGACAGGTTTCCTAGAAGACAAGTCAGGAGAGAGGTGGGGATGTGGAGTTGCCCATATTCTACCCACTGAAGCTCATTGCCATCTAACGCTGAGTTCCTGGGAGCTCCTGGGACCCCTCCCCATAATCCCTGGGGACTGAATCCCTGAGACTTCAAGatgcagagagaaaacaggagaggTTGGGGATGAAAGGGGCCTCTCTACTTAAGAGGAGGTTTCTTGATCTTTCCCCAAAGTCACCTGTACCACCTTGGAGATCTCTCTGTGGGTGGGAGGtcaggaggggctcctgggaaaTGATTAGTGGTGAGGGGCCAATGTAAGCTATGATATCTCCAAACTGAGccccttttctccccctcctgGGCCCGCCTTGACCCCTTTCCATCTTCCTCTGTACACAGACCCCCCAGTGTGGGTCTCTGTGCAAGATGCACAGGAGAAGGCTGGAGGTGAGTCCtcagtctctccttccctgtttctttatctatgtttctctctctccagaactCCTAAGCATCCTCCCATTATCAGTAGAACACCCTTCACATATAGCCTTCAGATATATCCTGAAtcactgggcacagagcaggtTGTGTGCTTCCTCACCTGTGACAGAAAGGTACAGTGGGTCACTTGGGCCTGACCATTCACAGGGAGAGGAGTTGAAAGAGCCATGGCATATGTAGGTCCCACCCAGGGCTGGTTTTGCGGGACCCAGAAGGAAGTGGGCCCAGGATGCACCATCGTGCCTCTGCCCCTCAGCCAGCTGGTGCCCACGGAGCTGCCCATCCCTGGGTAGATGGTACACGTCAAAGTTGCTCTCTGAGCAGCAGGACAGGGTCATGTTCTCTCCTGAACTCAGCACGGCACCCAGCTGGGCCCAGAGAGAAAGTTTCTTATGTAGACgtggaggaaacagaggcagtTCAGTTAGAGAGGCTTTTCCTTGCTCACAGTGTACTTCACACCTGGACTGAGAATTCTCTTTCCTGTTCCCAGAGCCTAATGTCCACTTTGTCCCCTCGTGTCCACCTCTCTATTTCCTGTTCTTGCCTTCCTccatcttttccctttttgtgttggcttactctctctgcctctgtgggaTCTGTCAGTTtgatctgtctttttctttcatgagtCTCTTATTTTATCTTGTCTCTTTCtgcattatctatctatctatctatctatctatctatctatctatcatctatctacctgtcTGTCTCTATTACCTCTTGGTGACTTTCTCCGCTTCTATATCCCTCGTTCTCTTTTGGGATCTCTGTTATCTACCCCACATTATCGTCTTTCTCTATCTTTGTGCTCCTGCTCAGGTCTCTGTCTTTTAGGGCTTTTATCTGTCCCCTCCATCTTTATGTCTACTTCTctatccctttttctttctcctgttttatGTGTCACTGAACCAGTGTCTGTCTAtcaatctgtctgtctctctctgtctcccctccattgtgtgtctgtgtgtgtgtgcatgtgtacacattGCATTTCTGTGTCTCTTTACACGAAAGACTTTATATGACCATTGATGTACATtgactctgctttctctctgatTGCATCTTTCTGTGGGCTTTGACCTCAGTAACCCTGTAGCATCTCGAGCAACCTTGAACATTGGCCCAAGAAACAGCTTTGGGAACCCATAAAACATACCACATATAGGAGCTAGTGACTGTCTCCTCCACCTGGGACCATAGTATCCAGGGTCACATTGTGGTTCAACTACATGGGATGAAGTCATGTAGGAGGGAATACCACAGCTGTGGGTGCCACATGAGGAGAGGACCCAGGGCCCATGGGGAATCAGCCTGAGAAAGGCCAACCTGGCCTCAAAACTTGGTCATATACGTGGCGTGTCTTTAGGTTCTCCTGGTAGAGAAGAGGGTGTGGAGATTAACTGGAAACCACGTTCTAAACTGTCCCAGGTTTCTGAACAAAGTCAGAGTGGAAGGGCACCTGTCTCTGATGTGAATGTACCCATCTGTGTCCCTTCCTTCACTCTTTGTGTCCACTACTGACTCCCTATTTCTGCCCCTTATCTGTCCTTTATGTTATAACTAATGGTTTGTACTGTCACCCTTCTGTCATTGTCTCTCTTGGTGTAGCTCTTGCCAAGGCTATCTCTCTGCATAAAAACCTGTGTGCATGTCCCTTATCACCACCCAGGGCTTCCAAGTCTTAGAACACCCTGTCTGTATCCCAAAGAGGATGGAAGCAGGACATTCTCACCTGTGATCATGATGTCCAGGAGGTCGCTGGGGTAGACCACTCATAGAAGGAGTGATTCAGAAAACCGAAGCACCTGTAGGTCCCTGCATGGGCAGCTGTCACAGGACCCATGATGAAGTTAGCATGGGAACCCTCACGATGGGGCTGCCCGGGAAGGTGCCAAGGGGCCTTGGATAGCTCCTCACTGTGAAGAACGAAGCCTTCAAACTGGATCTCTGAGCGACAATGCAAGGTCATGTTCCCTTCTGATTTCACCAGGGGACCTGGCTGAGCTGAGATGGAAGGTTTTCTGTAGACTCCTAAGAACATGGACATTGTAAGTTTACAAAGAGCGACCCTGCCTCACCCCATTCCCTGGGACCCTAAATGAGTGAGGGTGCCCCTGTGTCTGTCTTTCGCCtccttctttgtgtctctgtgtctttttctgtctgcatgtccccctctgtctctgcccctcctttgctctgcTTCTCCATCAGAAGAAACAGCACCAGATTCCATTACCACTGTTCTCATCCTTGACACATTAACTGTTGCACCTGTTTCCCACAGACCCCTTTTCTGCTTTgtatggtgggggtgggagaatgACACTGCAGGCTGCATTTCCAGACTCTTTTATCAGACCAGTTCCTGCTCTGTTTGACGAGTTGGAATCCCTGGTAGGAGACAGGAATTAAGCAGTAAAGCAGGTACCACAGTAACTCCCAGTGCCTACCAAGCCTGTGCCTAGTGGGGATGGGCACATCTTCTGCCATGTCTGTGACTTCTCCAAGGCCCCAGCTTCCACAGGGCACCCCTGAGTCTGGCTTtgggagcaccccccccccattatgTCACTGCAGTCTAGTGGTGGCATCAACATCCTACCCTTACCTTCGCTGGGAGTAGCTTCACTTTCCCTGTTTGGCTTCCTAATTTGTTCCTCACCTAGGTATCTTTATTGGTTACCTGTTGTTGCTGTAATAAATTGCTACAAACATAATGGCTCAAAAGAGCACCAATCTGTTGTCTTATAGTTCTGGATGTCAGAAGTCCAACATGGGTCTTATGGGTTGGGATCAAGGACAGCGTGGACAGGACTGTTTCCTTCTGAAGGCTCAAGGGGAGAATCTGCTCCTGTGTCTTTTCCAGCTCCTAGGAGCTGCCTGTATTCCTTGTCTTATGACCCCTTCCTCCAACATCAGAGCTAGCAATGGCTGGTGGAGTCTTTTTCATGCTGCATGACTCTGAAGCTCATTCTCCTGCTTCCTTCTACGCTTATAATTACAGTAAGTCcgcctggataatccaggataatctctccatctccagGTCATCTGCTTAATGACCTTCATTCCATATTCAACCTTAATTGGCCTTGGACTATTCATAGATTTGGAGTATTATGGTGTAGACATcattgggggccattattctgcccacATACATTAAATGCCCTTGGAGCATCTCCTATTGTTATAATTGGACCTGACTGACACTCCCACCAGGAAACTCTGAGATTAGGAAGATCAGGTCAGGAAATAGTTCCTCTAGAGAAGCACTCTCTGACCTGTGACCACAATCAACAGGGGGTCACTGGGTGGTGACCACACAGAGGAGGAGCCAAGGTAGGATCCACAACATCTGTAAGTTCCTGCATGTGCTGGGATTACAGGGCCAGCGAGGAAGCTGTCCTGCAACATTATGCTGTGGAGTTCAGGAATGAGGGCACCAGTGACCTTGTACAGTCTGAACATGCCAAACCTGCAATGAGAGTGGCACTGAAGAGTCACACATTGTCCTTGAGGAACCACTGGGCTTGGCCAGGCAGACAGGGAGGAGCACAGCACAGGAGGACCACCTGGGGGAGAAGGAAGCACAGCATTGGTCTTCTCTCCCTAAGCTCAGAGGCTCCCCCTCCTTCCATGTCTCTAAGTCTCCTTTCCAATCCAAGGGTGCCCATGCCACACAAAGACTCCCCACACCACAGTGACACGGCATCTCTTACAAGTAACCTGTTGACCGAGAATTCTGAGTGAGCACTGAATAGTGGGCTCTTAGTAGGTGTTGATAGTGTGAAGTTTGTTACGTAAAAGAAGACAAAGTAGACACTGAAGAGGAGAGTAATGACCTATGTGAATGCCACGTCAGTGAACACATGAGGCATGTTACACGACAGAGCCATGTCAGAACATGCTGGAATTCCAGGGGTTCTGGCATGTGGATTTTGTACCTCTGCCATGGAACAATGTCAGCAGCAGCATGGGGCTCCTACTCTCATGGGCGTGCTGAGGAGCTTTAGTGGCTGTCTTGTCCTCAGTCATTCTGTTGTTCCTGGCACCTTTTGCATCCCCTGCTCTACAGATGGCTTCTCCCAGACATCTCAGCTCTGAGCAGCAGTGTCTTCCAGATGGCTTTAGAGCATGGCTCAGCCAAGGAGAAGAGAGTCTAGGAAGGGTCTCTGGACCAGAACTAAGACTAAggtttcccggggcgcctgggtggctcagtcggttaagcgtccgacttcggctcaggtcacgatctcgcggtccgtgagttcgagccccgcgtcgggctctgggcagacggctcagagcctggagcctgcttccgattctgtgtctccctctctctctgcccctcccccgttcatgctcagtctctctctgtctcaaaaataaaaacgttaaaaaaaaaattaaaaaaaaaaagactaaggttTCCCTGGGCCCCCACTTTCTATTTCACAAGAGATTCTCCCATAAGGCCTCCTGCAGTCaacccatcacccagcctcctGTGCCATCTGCCCTCCTGTTATAGGGATACTCTTATCCTGAGTGCATGGCAACCCAAGTTTTGGAGGGAAAGACTCACCCACTTGTGTCCAGATCCTTTGGATGAAGAACTCTGGAAAGAAAGACTCATGATAGGTGGTCCATCTCCATAGAAGACTTGGCCTCCCACTCTTTCCCCTGCCTGGCCTAAGCCTTACCATCAAGGTCCACCTTGCCTCCAAGGGAGCAGTCTGCTGTGGGGATGCCCAGCCTTCCAGGCCAATATTTCCACCATAGTGTCCCCTCCCTTCATCCCCTTCCTGGACTCACCAAGACATGCCAGGCTGATGACTATGGGTGGTATGGCGCTGCTTCTGCTGAGTGGTGACCCAGCAAAGCTGAGAAGTACACAGGATGCCATGAAATGGGGCCCAGCTCATGTTTATAAGTTGACTGCAATAAGGGAAGGTGATGCATACAGGCTCTTTTTGCTTTGCCTATGGGTGGTacagggtgggagggtgggatggggtgggtggTTCAGCTTAGGGTAAAGCCAGGCTTCCTGGAAATTGTTCAGAGCTGTTGTGTCGCATCATTTACTGTGGTCAGACTTGAAACACAGACACAATCCCTCATACTCAGAATGATgaaatgatagttttttttttaatctaagctGCAAAACTTTCATATGTAATATGCAACATTTGTAGTAGATACTATCATAAAAAGAATtagggcccctggatggctcagtcggttaagtgtccgactttagctcaggttatgatctcacagttcgtgagttctagctccgcgtcgggctctgtgctgacagctcagagcctggaacctgcttcagattctgtgtctccctctgtctgtccctcccctgcttgcactctgtctgtctctctgtcccaaaaataaataaacattaaaatttaaaaaattaaaaaaaagaattacactgTATAAATCAAAATGATGCTCTAAGCTGATATTTTTAGTATTGAGCTAATActtgtcaaaaattatttaatttccctGTAGAAGGAATATGCAGTTATTTAGAGTCATAGAGTTTCA
This window contains:
- the KIR3DL3 gene encoding LOW QUALITY PROTEIN: killer cell immunoglobulin-like receptor 3DL3 (The sequence of the model RefSeq protein was modified relative to this genomic sequence to represent the inferred CDS: inserted 1 base in 1 codon; deleted 1 base in 1 codon) yields the protein MASCVLLSFAGSPLSRSSAIPPIVISLACLEFFIQRIWTQVGGPPVLCSSLSAWPSPVVPQGQCVTLQCHSHCRFGMFRLYKVTGALIPELHSIMLQDSFLAGPVIPAHAGTYRCCGSYLGSSSVWSPPSDPLLIVVTGVYRKPSISAQPGPLVKSEGNMTLHCRSEIQFEGFVLHSEELSKAPWHLPGQPHREGSHANFIMGPVTAAHAGTYRCFGFLNHSFYEWSXPSDLLDIMITGLHKKLSLWAQLGAVLSSGENMTLSCCSESNFDVYHLPRDGQLRGHQLAEGQRHDGASWAHFLLGPAKPALGGTYICHGSFNSSPCEWSGPSDPLYLSVTGNLSSSCLPYREPNSKTGNPRHLHVLAGPLVAIIFLTILLFFLTHRWCHATKNAAIMNREPEVDIMVSREDPPAEDAQEVTYTELGHCIFTQQKTTPTSQGPEEHSSDASVYMEFVRPIKA
- the LOC131499774 gene encoding endogenous retrovirus group K member 7 Env polyprotein-like is translated as MFFGQRDPPQNLPICPSAGQGLTGDSPWGKCAQSSSLRMTPKGINYTITDYSRKVWHSFLQETPMAILEVQRETRRPLVAPLRDMGPPPNEVQVHHKIIPQTILQFPEGRIHSDLWKLYATFDKIYTNDSFSFPEYYVSPVLQLRACVPPPYYLIVGDGTITPVKEDGHQLYRLTCPACLLTNCLPIDGPSRSEMKVYLVLQPPYWMLPVNVTGPWYPNYGMQLALEISKRLRRTRRFLGLLIAGLIAAVTVIASATVSVISLHESAQTASHVNELAYNASKVFATQERIDRKLEAQLEALQEALMYLGDQFAVLHTRLSLICHDAYKHICVTPLEYTNVTWGQVRRHLQGVWHDANTSLDLSQLQEEINAVASSSLSFPDPGDLAETILHQLNGFNPFNILQHSFWIFIGIVSVISVILVLLCYFWRWGLTAFTTYQARMHMLQLQTIGGHVGGRAPVPG